Proteins encoded in a region of the Trichomycterus rosablanca isolate fTriRos1 chromosome 26, fTriRos1.hap1, whole genome shotgun sequence genome:
- the zgc:153990 gene encoding nuclear apoptosis-inducing factor 1 — protein sequence MSSPFPLQVSSDNGVRLKKRKANFSFSEVHILLDEVKKNRHVVVGKFNSGVPSDVKRRKWTEITQSINEIGECDREVGEVIKKWSDLECDTKRKVAALHSGAPQPYSSDLTQAETIVGSILNLDKKLLEAAQSSRKRSRSEDQDGAGAEEGGDVAVQGSPRSGSETRTVPPPSAATGSLSMKCDGSTTADADLAPLDSDDDQHDALSSPANNSCAEEDVAPGNAAAERDGAREQLAQSASLSVQEQHMTNALLGTVSRSLELLAESVQQLAETQQEFARESLRLQRETVHVLRDFASGALTLLHERVNGKPPLL from the exons ATGTCATCGCCGTTTCCACTCCAGGTCAGTTCGGATAACGGAGTCCGCTTAAAAAAGCGCAAAGCCAACTTCTCCTTCAGTGAAGTGCACATCCTGCTGGACGAGGTCAAGAAGAACAGGCACGTCGTCGTAG gtaagTTCAACTCTGGCGTTCCCAGTGACGTGAAGAGGCGGAAGTGGACCGAGATCACGCAGTCCATCAACGAGATCGGCGAATGCGACCGCGAGGTGGGCGAGGTCATCAAGAAGTGGTCCGACCTCGAATGCGACACCAAGCGCAAGGTCGCGGCCCTGCACTCCGGCGCCCCGCAGCCGTACTCGTCCGATCTCACGCAGGCCGAGACCATCGTCGGCTCCATCCTGAACCTGGACAAGAAGCTGCTGGAGGCGGCGCAGAGCTCGCGCAAGCGCAGCAGGAGCGAGGATCAGGACGGAGCCGGCGCAGAGGAGGGCGGAGACGTGGCGGTTCAGGGCTCGCCCAGATCTGGGAGCGAGACGAGGACGGTGCCGCCGCCATCGGCAGCCACGGGCAGTCTGAGTATGAAATGTGACGGTTCGACCACTGCAG ACGCAGACTTGGCCCCGCTGGACTCGGACGACGATCAGCACGACGCCCTCTCGTCGCCGGCGAACAACTCCTGCGCGGAGGAGGACGTGGCTCCAGGAAACGCGGCGGCGGAAAGGGACGGCGCCCGCGAGCAGCTGGCACAGAGCGCCAGCCTGAGCGTGCAGGAGCAGCACATGACCAACGCCCTGCTGGGCACGGTGTCGCGCTCGCTGGAGCTGCTGGCCGAGTCGGTGCAGCAGCTGGCCGAGACGCAGCAGGAGTTCGCCCGCGAGTCGCTGCGGCTGCAGAGGGAGACGGTGCACGTGCTGAGAGATTTCGCATCCGGGGCGCTCACGCTGCTGCACGAGAGGGTGAACGGGAAGCCGCCGCTGCTTTAG